The Medicago truncatula cultivar Jemalong A17 chromosome 4, MtrunA17r5.0-ANR, whole genome shotgun sequence genome includes a region encoding these proteins:
- the LOC112420739 gene encoding uncharacterized protein: MVRFANQTSFKLLTSTPYYAQANGQVEATNKNLITLIKKKLEENPREICLQSTSVQRQHEIPVDRYWNMVLDELVDIDEERLKALDVLMRQKERITKFYNKKVKSKTFDVNDLVWKVILPMDKRDTTLGKSAPGWEGPWKILRVFLNNAYEIEELNDDNRIMCMGNT; the protein is encoded by the exons ATGGTACGATTTGCTAACCAAACAAGTTTCAAATTGTTAACTTCAACACCATATTATGCTCAAGCAAATGGTCAAGTCGAAGCAACCAATAAAAACCTCATCACTTTGATTAAAAAGAAGTTGGAAGAAAATCCAAGAG AAATTTGTCTACAATCCACTAGTGTTCAAAGACAACATGAAATTCCTGTTGACCGTTACTGGAATATGGTTTTGGATGAGTTGGTCGATATAGATGAAGAAAGGTTAAAAGCATTAGATGTTCTCATGAGGCAAAAGGAGAGAATAACCAAGTTTTATAACAAAAAGGTCAAATCAAAAACTTTTGATGTAAATGACTTGGTTTGGAAAGTTATCCTGCCTATGGATAAAAGAGACACAACCTTAGGTAAATCGGCACCTGGTTGGGAAGGACCATGGAAAATCCTAagagtctttttgaataatGCATATGAAATTGAAGAGTTGAATGACGACAATCGAATCATGTGCATGGGAAATACTTGA